ATCCCTCAGTGCCGTCGCCATGAAGATCAGCCTAAACTCAGGCTTCCTCCCACCACTCACCATCCCAGCCGGCCTCATTGGTTTTTACCTCTCTCGTGCATTAATCCGTATTCTTGATTACTTTGAGGTGGCACACCTGCCATTCACCCGGCAAGAGAACACTGTCATCCAAACCTGTGTCGCCGCCTGCTCCGCCATTACATTTAGTGGTATATGTTATATGCACAGCATGCAAATCTTTAGTCACTATACTCTATCATGTTGACATCCTATTACATGGGGTAGTAGGTTGTAACATGCTTCGCTAATTTCATTTTCAGGAGGGTTTGGAACATACATTCTCGCAATGGgcaaggaagcagctggagGGGATGTCGGGGATGGAAAGAATATTGTCGAGCCCAGCATTGGCCGGTTGATCACTTTCCTCTTCCTCGTCAGTTTTTCTGGAATGTTCATCCTCATGCCCTTCAGGAAGGTCATGATCATTCGACACGGGTTGACATACCCTAGTGGCATGGCCACAGCACAACTTATCAATAGTTTCCATACCCCTCAAGGCGCCAACAACGCAAGGCACGTATCATCAGCTAGCTGAATGAACTGAAAACGAGTAAATCCATTTGTTGGATAAAAAAATTTACTCATTTATGTGCTTGCTCTTACAGGCAACAAGTGCACATGCTGTTCAGATCATTGGGGGGGACCATATTCTGGAATGCATTCCAGTGGTTTTTCACTGCTGCAAAGGGCTGCGGCTTCAGAGCCTTCCCAGTGTTTGGCCTCGAGGCATATAAGCATGGGTATGTAGCAAGGCTATCAACCAGCTAATGATCCATTTTTACATCGCAAATGTATGGAATTAACAATTGTGCTTTCAATTTCATTGATCAGATTCTACTTCGACTTCTGCATGACCAATATCGCCATCGGCATGCTATGCCCATACATAATCACCGTCTCCTTGTTCATCGGGAGTGTTATCTCATGGGGGATTGTTTCGCCATACATTGCAGCAAAGGAGGGGATCTGGTACACTACTGACCTTAGCACGGCAACCCTCAGCAACATGAAGGGATATAAGGTTTTCATTGGAGTGTCCATGATACTCGCCGATGGCCTCTTCAACTTCATGTCGATCATGTTCTGCACATTGTGCGCCATGTACAAGAGGCGCAGGCAGCCAATGCAGGGACAAGATcatgacagtgatgatgataGTGACATGCAGTTGCCGTTCCACAGCCTCAATGCTGCTGAGCAGCAGAAGACGATGCAGAGCTTTGACGACCGGCACAGGGCACAGGTGTTTGTCCGGGACCATATACCAAACTGTGTTAGCATTCTCTGCTACATCCTCCTATCGGCGCTCTGCACCATCGCCATCCCCTACCTCTACCCGCAGATAAGGCCCCACCATGTCGCCCTCATCTACCTGGCTGCTCCGGTCTTCGCCTTCTGCGACGCCTATGGTTTTGGCGTGACTGACATGAACCTGTCGAGTACCTACGGCAAGCTGGCTATGCTCCTCGTTGGCTCGGTCGTGGGCTGTAACAATGGCGGTGTGATCGCTGGCCTCGTCTCCTGCGGGATCGTGATGGCGACCATGTGCAACAGTAACAACCTGATGCAGGAACTCAAGACTGGGTATCTAACCCTAACCTCGCCGCGCGCGGTGTTCATCAGCCAGGCCATCGGCACGGGGCTCGGGTGCGTCATCAACCCGGTCATGTTCTGGGCCTTCTACAAGGCGCAGGACGGTGACACCAACCTCTTCGACGCGCCCTACGCCCGGGTGTACCGCGGCATCGCCATGCTGAGCGCTGGCGGGAAGGGGCTGCCCCTGCACAGCCTGTGGCTCTGCAAGCTCTTCTTcgcgctggcgctggcgctgaGCGTGTTCCGGGATGTGGCCGCACGGAAGCAGTGGCGCGTGGCGCCGTACATGCCGAGCACCATCTGCGTGGCCATCGCCTTCGTGGTGCCCGCGCGCATGCCCATCGACATGTTTGTGGGCAGCCTGGTGATGTACCTGTGGAGGCACGCCGACTCCGGCAAGGCGCCGGCGttctcggcggcggtggcatcGGGGATGATCTGCGGGGATGGGCTCGGGAACCTGCTGTCGTCGATGGTGGCGCTGACGCACGTAACGGCGCCCATGTGCATCAAGTTCGTGTCGAGCAGTGAAAATGTCAAGTTGGACGCCTTCCTGGCTACACTGACTAGgacatagcttcttcttcttgggatCTTTGTAAATTTTCCGTAGGGAAGACCGTGGCGTAGTTGCCGTGTTGTATCCACTTGTAATTGAGTTAATTTCAGTCTGAATTTACAAGTGAATACATGCAATTTTTCATCTCCGACTCCGATCCATGCTTGCCTCTGAGCATTGTTGATTCGCTAGCTGATAACAGGATTAGAATTTGCCATAAGCATGCACCGCGCGCCTTTATTAATTTGATTGCTCTTCTTGAATTGCAGGTTAATTAAGTTGCTTTTACATAGCAGTGTGCGTATGGTAGTAGTCAAAGTTAAGGGCCGGGGTTGTTTGAATGTGAAGTTTGCACTCTCATTTCAATTGGAGTTCTGTAAGATTACACACATAGTGCACGTTACGTACGTTATTAAAAATCTTAAGGTATTTGGCTGCAGCGTGTCAAATGAAATGCCATGGCTAGCTAGAACACAGAAGTTGCATTGgctttatatatttatattgtcTCATCTCCAAACGTACAGAATCTCTTTGAAAAAGAATAGTGGAATTGATTGAAATGGCACAATTTATTTCAAAAGCAGAGAACCTGAATATGCAGAGCCGCATCAGAAAACCGTTCTGGCTACTAGAATTAATTGACTTGGTAGGGAGACAATTAATGCAAGTTAATTTCTCGAGATTTCAATTCCTACAGTAATGCATGAACAATGCTGTTTTTATAAAATACAAGGATCGATCAATCACCATCTTCTACACTTACCAAATCAGCCAGCAAATtaaaatgaagaagaagctaAGAAAGTACATACATGTATATGCTGTATGTGTCTGTAAAACTTAACGACCCTAGAGCGAGGTAGGTACAAGTACAATCAAGACTAGCTAGCGCACTCATCAAATAATATAATTAGCTAGCATGCATGCACTAAACTAATAATTAATTAGAGCTAGCTGGTGATGATTTGGAAGGAATGAAGAAATGGAATTAATAATGATCAATGCAAAGCACGCTATGGCTATGTTGCCGCCGGGTTGCGCAGCGTCCAGAGGAACTCCTCCACCTGATAGTTGGTCTCGGCGGAGAAGACCCTGAGGCACATGGGCGGGTTGATGTTGAGCAGCGACAGGATGGAGGACGGCAGCGACCAGATGCCGTCGCCGCAGATGAGCCCCGACGCGACGGCCGGCGCGAACATGTGGGCGCGCACCCGGTCCGACTTGCTCCACAGGTAGAGCACGATGCTCCCCACGCACATGTCGATGGTGAAGAAGGAGCCCAGGAAGAAGGGCACCGCCATGCCCAGCGCGCTGGGGATGTAGTCCTGCAGCCACCACCCGcgcgccttggccacctccttgAGCGCGCAGATGGCGATGGccaggaggaagaaggcgaggCAGAAGCGGAGGCAGTACTTGGGCAGCTGGTTCCACCCGTTGACGCCCAGCAGCGCGATGCCCCGGTAGATCTTGGCGTAGGGCGCCGGGTACCCCTCCTCCAGGCCGATGTCGTAGGCCTTGTAGAAGATCCAGAACACGACGGGGCTGATGATGCAGCCCAGCCCGGTGCCCATGACCTGGCTCACGAACATGGAGCGCGGCGAGGTCAGCGTCAGGTACCCCGTCTTGAAGTCCTGGATGAGGTCGGAGGCGGTGGAGACGATGCCCATCATCAGCCCGCACGCGGCGAGGccggccaccacgccgccgtcctGGGACCCGATGCTGGCGCCGAAGATGAAGATGGCCAGCTTGCCGTAGCTGCTGGAGAGGGACCAGTCGGTGAGGCCCGTGCCGTAGGCGTTGCAGAAGGCGAAGACGGGCGCCACAACGTAGGCCCACACCACGTGCTTGGGCTTGAGCTGCCGGAAGATGTGCGGGATGGCAACGACGGAGATGGCGGCCAGGAGCACGTAAGCGCCGGTGGCGATGGAGGTGGGGATCTGGTCCTTGAGGaacacctatatatatatataagtgttatatatatatatatatatatcgacaACCAATGCAAACCCACCTGCGTCCGGCGGCGGTCGTCGAAGCTTAGCACCTGGCGCTCGTTGATGTCCACGCCGGCGAACGGcttggccgccgcctccgccggcttGGTCCGCTTCAGGTACATGTCGTAGGTGGTCCGCACCAGGATGACGAGGAAGTTGAAGAGCCCGTCGCCGATGATCATGGCGATGGAGATGAAGATCTGGTAGCCGTTGAGGCCGTGCAGGCTGCTCCGGGGCAGCTTGGCGTCGTACCAGAGCCCCCGCTTGCTCTCGATGTAGGGCCACATGAGCCCCCACGACACGACGGACCCCAGCAGCAGCGAGAAGTTGATGATGTAGGGGCAGATCATCCCCACGCCCACGTACGTGGCCGAGAAGTCGAAGAAGAAGCGCCGCCGGTAGGCCTCCATGCCGAAGGTGGGGAAGGAGCTGAAGCCGCACCCGGGCCCCGCCGAGTAGAACCACTGGAAGAGCGACCACAGGAAGCTGCCGGCGAAGGACTTGAAGAGGATGGAGACCTGCTGCTTGGCCTGGATCGCCCCCTGCGGCGTGTGGAAGCTGTTGATGAGGTGCGCCGTGGCGGAGCCGCTGGGGTAGGTGAGCTTGTAGCTGATGATCATGATCTTGCGCAGCGGCACGATGGAGAAGAGCCCCACGAAGCtgacgaggaagaggaaggcgatgaTCCGCCCCAGCGACGGCTCCTCCACGTTGATGCTCGTCTTGGCCTCGTCGAAGCCCTCGGCGATCTGCTTGCTCATGCCAAGGATGTAGGTGCCGAACCCGCCTGCCGCATAGGCATGCACATATAGATATCATATATGCAAATatttgtgtatatatatatatatataattatatatgaaCAACAACAACCACCGAGCTAGGCACCGACCGCTGAATGCGATGCTTGAGCAGGAGATTACGCAGGTCTGCACGACGGTGTTCTCCTGGCGCGTGAAGGGCTTGGGGAAGATGCCGCAGCGCTCCAGCGCGCTGGTCCACGTCTTCATGAGGAAGAAGGCCAGCAGGCCCGCCGACATGTTGAGCGACGGCACGATCCCGGACGTGAGGTTGAGCTTCATGACGATGAAGCTCAGGAAGAGCCCCAGCGCCGTGCTCACCACCAGCGACCGCACCGTGATCTGCTCCGACCACGCCGGCAGCTTCTCCCGCTCGAACGCCTTCTCCGTCGACAGCGCCtcccgcaccgccgcctccgACGACCCCTCCGCCGCCATCCACCGCCAATATAATCGATCGACGACTAGCTCTACCTAGCTAGCTACACAATTGATCTGATGATGATGCCGATTGCCACCGCCGGGTGGGATCGATTCGATTCGACTCCCCTGCTGGTGCCGTGCCGTGGGCGACACCGGCCGGCCGGACCGGGCGATCGAAGAAAGCGGacgaggagccgaggaggaggatgatGAGAGAAAGCGAAGCAATGCATGCAGAGGAGAGGGATTCGACGTTTGGGGGAGTTAATTAGTGGCTGGGAGGGACTGTCTGTCCCTCCGTGCTAGCTAGATAGCTCTCTCTAATTTCTTCCCccactgatgatgatgataataataaAGAAATGAATAATAATAGGATTTATCAAGTCGCTGATCGAGAGTGAGATAATGCTTGCAAGGCACAACGACAGAGTGTGATTAATCTGTTGGAACTCCGATCGATCCTCATTCCATgtgttttttaatttttatttttgtaattaataatgaagattttttttttggccacTTTCCAGGGCGAGTAAGCGGATGGTCGTCATGCAATCTCGCGCACTGCATGGGGTTGCTAATTTTGGCAGGGGTCAATGGCTACGTGTCGAGTTGCTAGCGACGACAAATTATGATTATGACGTTAATATTAACTTTAAACATCTAAACAGCAAGGTTTCGTGGTGTAGTTGGTTATCACGTCAGTCTAACACACTGAAGGTCTCCGGTTCGAGTCCGGGCGAAGCCAATATTTCTTCATATTTTTTCCTCCGAAAAAATTATCTTCCAATTCGAGCCTGAAACAGCCATTCAGCAACAGAaactaaaaacaaaaatttattttcGCCAATCTATTTTGGTGAGACACGAATGCCTTTTCCCCAATGCAGTAATCCAGCATGCACTTACAGATTATTAGGGCCAGTAAACTCCAAACGTTAAACGAACACGGTAATATTACATTTACATCAGTCGCAAAACGTCCAACACTTGTGTTCGAGTCATCTTCTCCGCTGCCATATATGTATTTACCGAACTGGGACAGATACACAGGTAACACAACACAAAACAATCAGATGCATGGGATCCTGATGGCTGATAGGTACACGTACAGCTCTTCTGAATAAGCAACGCCGTCCTCAAATCAGGCAGTGATTTTACATCTTCCGGCACACCCACAAGAAATATTAAAACAAAACCTTCATTCAGTCGTCATCCTTGAACTCCCTGAGTATCACAAGTGAAAAATCGTCAGACGTCTCTGTTATCAAAGTTTCACCTTGTCTGCTTCAATTGCTTTcatttttggaattttatttagccaaaactttatttatttttattaaaaaaacttTAGCCATAGAAGAAAGAACATATAGGGTCCTTTTGATTTTATGGACAATGATCAAAGGGAAAAGAGAAATCTTCAGCATGACAGGTTATGTATCATTCACTCAAACAATATGGGCTACCTGAGAGAAGCAAGTGTTCCACCTCTACACAAAGGGCCCCATGTCAAGCACATTTTCATCTTTTTTGTGACAGAAATGTATAGTTTCATCTAAtttagacatgtggaacatgatTTTCATTTTGGTAAGTCCATGATGGTGCCCACAATTTTTGCTGACACGAGCGATGAGGTTATCAATTATAAAAGGAAATAGAGATGCTTAATTGCATGCAGAAACTTTGGATAAGAGCATATTACCTGCGGTCAAGATAGCGTGGTTGGATCCCAGAGCCTTGGCATGTGGTGCATGTCAAAGAGCCGATGCCATCACAGTTGACACACTTTGATTCTTCAGTCTCGCCTGCGCCAAGCACTACAGTAACGATGCCCTTTCCAGTGCAAAACCTGCATACCTCTGGAAAATCAACGGTTTTCTGTTCAATATTCTGGACTGCTAGATGCTattccaaataaaaaaaataaaaatgaagagAATCAGTCCAGTTACAAGCTATACCGTATGTATTGTATAAATCAATCCCTGCCTAAAAGATATCATCTATTTCTATGCATCATGATTAGTTCAGTGAAGCTCGTGCATTTACCTTCACTGATATAGCGGTTTCAACCTTCTTTCCTGATTAAGTGAAAAGAAAACACTGCTTTGAGTGCTTTCTCAGTGGCATCATTTTTAAGTATGGCCATGAGGATAGAGCAGTCACAAAGATTCGGAGTCGatggggtcgaggaacggggtcgagggacGAGATACGGTCCTCGTGAGAGGTTTTTACAGGGCGGGAATGAAAATGACCCTGCATTTCCGGGATGGGATCGGTGTTTCCAGGTCAAGGAATGGTACCctcgaccccgaatcctgtgactatgggATAGAGGGACACGCTGTGGTGTTTGAGAAACATGAAAATTCAGGTAGTGTTAACCATCCATAATATTGTGTCGTACCACTCAGCTGCACGCATAATGCCAATATATTATGCTAATCATATAATGCTGGGAATGGCAAACAGAAGAACAGAGCAAAGTGAAGGCATCAATTGTAAGGTTAGGGGGCATAATCAGGACATACGTGCGCCAGAGCCGCTGCAGGGGAAGCACGGCTGTGTATTCTCCCTCTTTGACTGCATGCATCAAAAAAAAAGGCATCAAAGGCTGACTTTTCACTAAATATACAGAACATTTTTGAACTTT
This window of the Panicum virgatum strain AP13 chromosome 1K, P.virgatum_v5, whole genome shotgun sequence genome carries:
- the LOC120697720 gene encoding probable metal-nicotianamine transporter YSL7 isoform X3 yields the protein MGKEAAGGDVGDGKNIVEPSIGRLITFLFLVSFSGMFILMPFRKVMIIRHGLTYPSGMATAQLINSFHTPQGANNARQQVHMLFRSLGGTIFWNAFQWFFTAAKGCGFRAFPVFGLEAYKHGFYFDFCMTNIAIGMLCPYIITVSLFIGSVISWGIVSPYIAAKEGIWYTTDLSTATLSNMKGYKVFIGVSMILADGLFNFMSIMFCTLCAMYKRRRQPMQGQDHDSDDDSDMQLPFHSLNAAEQQKTMQSFDDRHRAQVFVRDHIPNCVSILCYILLSALCTIAIPYLYPQIRPHHVALIYLAAPVFAFCDAYGFGVTDMNLSSTYGKLAMLLVGSVVGCNNGGVIAGLVSCGIVMATMCNSNNLMQELKTGYLTLTSPRAVFISQAIGTGLGCVINPVMFWAFYKAQDGDTNLFDAPYARVYRGIAMLSAGGKGLPLHSLWLCKLFFALALALSVFRDVAARKQWRVAPYMPSTICVAIAFVVPARMPIDMFVGSLVMYLWRHADSGKAPAFSAAVASGMICGDGLGNLLSSMVALTHVTAPMCIKFVSSSENVKLDAFLATLTRT
- the LOC120697720 gene encoding probable metal-nicotianamine transporter YSL7 isoform X2; translated protein: MRSQVGLLQLVALRDNSNHTMLWKLEGGFGTYILAMGKEAAGGDVGDGKNIVEPSIGRLITFLFLVSFSGMFILMPFRKVMIIRHGLTYPSGMATAQLINSFHTPQGANNARQQVHMLFRSLGGTIFWNAFQWFFTAAKGCGFRAFPVFGLEAYKHGFYFDFCMTNIAIGMLCPYIITVSLFIGSVISWGIVSPYIAAKEGIWYTTDLSTATLSNMKGYKVFIGVSMILADGLFNFMSIMFCTLCAMYKRRRQPMQGQDHDSDDDSDMQLPFHSLNAAEQQKTMQSFDDRHRAQVFVRDHIPNCVSILCYILLSALCTIAIPYLYPQIRPHHVALIYLAAPVFAFCDAYGFGVTDMNLSSTYGKLAMLLVGSVVGCNNGGVIAGLVSCGIVMATMCNSNNLMQELKTGYLTLTSPRAVFISQAIGTGLGCVINPVMFWAFYKAQDGDTNLFDAPYARVYRGIAMLSAGGKGLPLHSLWLCKLFFALALALSVFRDVAARKQWRVAPYMPSTICVAIAFVVPARMPIDMFVGSLVMYLWRHADSGKAPAFSAAVASGMICGDGLGNLLSSMVALTHVTAPMCIKFVSSSENVKLDAFLATLTRT
- the LOC120650869 gene encoding probable metal-nicotianamine transporter YSL8 translates to MAAEGSSEAAVREALSTEKAFEREKLPAWSEQITVRSLVVSTALGLFLSFIVMKLNLTSGIVPSLNMSAGLLAFFLMKTWTSALERCGIFPKPFTRQENTVVQTCVISCSSIAFSGGFGTYILGMSKQIAEGFDEAKTSINVEEPSLGRIIAFLFLVSFVGLFSIVPLRKIMIISYKLTYPSGSATAHLINSFHTPQGAIQAKQQVSILFKSFAGSFLWSLFQWFYSAGPGCGFSSFPTFGMEAYRRRFFFDFSATYVGVGMICPYIINFSLLLGSVVSWGLMWPYIESKRGLWYDAKLPRSSLHGLNGYQIFISIAMIIGDGLFNFLVILVRTTYDMYLKRTKPAEAAAKPFAGVDINERQVLSFDDRRRTQVFLKDQIPTSIATGAYVLLAAISVVAIPHIFRQLKPKHVVWAYVVAPVFAFCNAYGTGLTDWSLSSSYGKLAIFIFGASIGSQDGGVVAGLAACGLMMGIVSTASDLIQDFKTGYLTLTSPRSMFVSQVMGTGLGCIISPVVFWIFYKAYDIGLEEGYPAPYAKIYRGIALLGVNGWNQLPKYCLRFCLAFFLLAIAICALKEVAKARGWWLQDYIPSALGMAVPFFLGSFFTIDMCVGSIVLYLWSKSDRVRAHMFAPAVASGLICGDGIWSLPSSILSLLNINPPMCLRVFSAETNYQVEEFLWTLRNPAAT
- the LOC120697720 gene encoding probable metal-nicotianamine transporter YSL7 isoform X1 — its product is MDHVNDPQEGISTERAFEADPISSLSETITLRSLVVSLILGASLSAVAMKISLNSGFLPPLTIPAGLIGFYLSRALIRILDYFEVAHLPFTRQENTVIQTCVAACSAITFSGGFGTYILAMGKEAAGGDVGDGKNIVEPSIGRLITFLFLVSFSGMFILMPFRKVMIIRHGLTYPSGMATAQLINSFHTPQGANNARQQVHMLFRSLGGTIFWNAFQWFFTAAKGCGFRAFPVFGLEAYKHGFYFDFCMTNIAIGMLCPYIITVSLFIGSVISWGIVSPYIAAKEGIWYTTDLSTATLSNMKGYKVFIGVSMILADGLFNFMSIMFCTLCAMYKRRRQPMQGQDHDSDDDSDMQLPFHSLNAAEQQKTMQSFDDRHRAQVFVRDHIPNCVSILCYILLSALCTIAIPYLYPQIRPHHVALIYLAAPVFAFCDAYGFGVTDMNLSSTYGKLAMLLVGSVVGCNNGGVIAGLVSCGIVMATMCNSNNLMQELKTGYLTLTSPRAVFISQAIGTGLGCVINPVMFWAFYKAQDGDTNLFDAPYARVYRGIAMLSAGGKGLPLHSLWLCKLFFALALALSVFRDVAARKQWRVAPYMPSTICVAIAFVVPARMPIDMFVGSLVMYLWRHADSGKAPAFSAAVASGMICGDGLGNLLSSMVALTHVTAPMCIKFVSSSENVKLDAFLATLTRT